From a region of the Hyalangium minutum genome:
- a CDS encoding trypsin-like peptidase domain-containing protein: protein MARLMVSSSFSRSLIPLLVVLATAASADPGVDAWLKARAQEQSAWLSSSGERGNASSGPLGLWRERAASDPGIQNFVPPTSLAPLIRAVEAGVVNITTVNARDRQGVAKRSTGSGFVLTPDGLVVTNNHVVSQAEQIVVRVADGREFPAKVVGRDASTDVALLSLETAAREDLPAVYLGDSDKLEVGDWVVAIGNPFGLDHSVSHGMISAKERVLGVGVFDDFIQTDALINPGNSGGPLFNMRGEVVGVNTAIMSQGQGIGFAVPINMVKDLLPNLRENGRLERGWLGVDIDDARATSDGRSLVVKAVYRRSPAANAGILPGDRVVAVNGRSIGSYLQLLRKVALLAPGTEAKLTLMRGTESKEVTVKLAARPAPETLQAMASPGNMEDLGLVLRDLSPDVAPQMGYEPYVGVLVTGVVPRSPAAQAGLTPGDLLTEVNRRRVKDVAAVRATLEKGGAGANVLLRVQRGDIQQYVAISP from the coding sequence ATGGCCCGACTGATGGTCTCTTCTTCCTTCTCACGCAGCCTGATCCCGCTCCTGGTGGTGCTCGCCACGGCCGCGAGCGCGGATCCGGGCGTGGATGCCTGGCTCAAGGCCCGTGCCCAGGAGCAGTCCGCCTGGCTCTCCTCCTCGGGGGAGCGGGGCAATGCCTCCAGTGGCCCGCTGGGCCTGTGGCGTGAGCGCGCGGCCTCGGATCCCGGTATCCAGAACTTCGTCCCGCCTACCTCGCTGGCGCCGCTGATCCGCGCGGTGGAGGCCGGGGTCGTCAACATCACCACCGTGAATGCCCGGGATCGACAAGGGGTCGCCAAGCGATCGACGGGCTCGGGCTTCGTGCTCACGCCGGATGGGCTGGTGGTGACGAACAACCACGTGGTGTCCCAGGCGGAGCAGATCGTCGTGCGCGTGGCGGACGGCCGCGAGTTCCCCGCCAAGGTGGTGGGGCGCGATGCGTCCACGGACGTGGCGCTGCTGAGCCTGGAGACCGCGGCCCGCGAGGATCTGCCCGCGGTGTACCTGGGCGACTCGGACAAGCTCGAGGTGGGCGACTGGGTGGTGGCGATCGGCAACCCGTTCGGGCTGGATCACTCGGTGTCGCACGGGATGATCTCCGCCAAGGAGCGCGTGCTGGGGGTGGGCGTCTTCGATGACTTCATCCAGACGGACGCGCTGATCAACCCGGGCAACTCGGGTGGCCCGCTCTTCAACATGCGCGGCGAGGTGGTGGGCGTAAACACCGCCATCATGAGCCAGGGCCAGGGCATCGGCTTCGCGGTGCCCATCAACATGGTGAAGGACCTGCTGCCCAACTTGCGCGAGAACGGCCGGCTCGAGCGCGGATGGCTCGGGGTGGACATCGACGACGCGCGTGCCACGAGCGATGGGCGCTCGCTGGTGGTGAAGGCCGTGTACCGCAGGAGCCCGGCCGCCAACGCGGGCATCCTCCCGGGCGATCGCGTGGTGGCCGTCAACGGCCGGTCTATCGGCTCGTACCTGCAGTTGCTGCGCAAGGTGGCGCTGCTGGCGCCCGGCACCGAGGCGAAGCTGACGCTGATGCGCGGCACCGAGTCGAAGGAAGTCACGGTGAAGCTGGCCGCCCGCCCGGCTCCAGAGACACTTCAGGCCATGGCCAGCCCCGGCAACATGGAGGATCTGGGCCTGGTGCTGAGGGATCTCTCGCCGGATGTGGCGCCTCAGATGGGCTACGAGCCCTACGTGGGGGTCCTCGTCACGGGCGTGGTTCCGCGCAGCCCGGCCGCGCAGGCGGGCTTGACCCCGGGAGACTTGCTCACCGAGGTGAATCGCCGCCGCGTGAAGGACGTGGCCGCCGTGCGTGCCACCCTGGAGAAGGGTGGGGCGGGCGCCAACGTCCTGCTGCGCGTGCAGCGCGGAGACATTCAGCAATACGTGGCGATCTCGCCGTGA
- a CDS encoding carboxypeptidase regulatory-like domain-containing protein, which translates to MRKSIIGAAVLLGVGLALFFVLRAPDPENAPDVEEGSERVEARTERPGTALQPEAPEDLGARGSADPGSTPGLSQPPSEADGVLEVEVVAGERPVPGATVRLYWRGPRDPNLNEVSWRLASTGVTDAQGRARLASRPGGYQVAVRAQGYGPVLRDVVRPYGEARTLMRLSLEPGQTLTGHTVEADTPDPLPLVELVLTAHGRKLERWQDAAAPAEERAYASSNARGDFRVEGLAPGNYTLEARAVGYARTELRPVKVPSVGPLTVELRKAGVIEGFVVDAQGHPAAGAEVQVGGRVPEVATTGEGGGFSVEVEPGDHTVSARRGSEAGSLPNSIIIGAGKTVRDLRIQLGQSAVLEGRVVANTAGTPIEGARVDVSPYRKSGDSGRAVTDGSGRFSVGGLAPGSYDVVASAPGFSTVSRSGLTVASGERFSLELKLTGTGAVEGSVRDRAGQPVPGARVLGGSRWGGLLGEAPAESRTDAEGHYRLEGVAAGELFLSARWEGAPMGSVQQAEVKEGSTTKVDLTLDATGTVEGVVRAAQGALPPEPLSVNAVKATLSRSEMDVTQAETDATGHFRLVLPPGPYEVWLVSGKRLPHLLPKRVQVEAGKTVQTELTWTPPEEKPTEGGIRGIVLEPDGTPSVSAFVTLSVEGPRSRYRMESTDAAGRFSFSFDSGDPVTSSARVRLKARNGGRTGEVPGVKPGEQSVVVRLQPPGALRGQVVRASGGAPVQGFTLTLEKDGPGSFLGNRGPWEFPGNRFELGDVPAEEVKVRVRTEDGATGEALTSTRPGAVSEVEVALKSAAGVRGRVMDGNTKEPLADAWIFVEGSGAGSSDSRTGADGRFSLERLMPGAYTLMVMAGQGRTPARQPVKLEEGQVLDVGDISITRSP; encoded by the coding sequence ATGCGCAAAAGCATCATCGGCGCAGCAGTCTTGCTAGGAGTGGGGCTCGCGCTCTTCTTCGTGTTGCGCGCGCCCGACCCGGAGAATGCCCCGGACGTGGAGGAAGGGTCGGAACGGGTCGAGGCTCGGACGGAGCGGCCGGGCACCGCGCTTCAGCCGGAGGCTCCCGAGGATCTGGGGGCCCGCGGCTCCGCGGATCCGGGCAGCACGCCGGGGCTGTCGCAGCCCCCCTCGGAAGCGGACGGGGTGCTGGAGGTGGAGGTGGTCGCGGGCGAGCGGCCGGTGCCCGGCGCCACCGTGCGGTTGTACTGGCGGGGGCCTCGCGACCCGAACCTCAATGAGGTGTCGTGGCGGCTGGCGAGCACGGGCGTCACGGATGCGCAGGGGCGGGCGCGGCTGGCTTCCCGGCCCGGCGGCTATCAAGTCGCGGTGCGTGCACAGGGCTATGGGCCGGTGCTGCGCGACGTGGTGCGCCCCTATGGAGAGGCGCGCACGCTCATGAGGCTCTCGCTGGAGCCGGGACAGACGCTCACGGGCCACACGGTGGAGGCCGACACGCCAGATCCGTTACCGCTGGTGGAACTCGTCCTCACGGCGCATGGGCGCAAGCTGGAACGGTGGCAGGACGCGGCGGCCCCCGCGGAGGAGCGGGCGTACGCCTCGAGCAACGCGCGCGGAGACTTTCGTGTAGAGGGACTCGCGCCTGGGAACTACACGCTGGAGGCCCGGGCGGTGGGGTATGCCCGGACGGAGCTGCGGCCCGTGAAGGTTCCCTCCGTGGGGCCGCTCACGGTCGAGCTGCGAAAGGCCGGAGTCATCGAAGGGTTCGTGGTGGACGCACAGGGGCACCCGGCTGCGGGAGCGGAGGTGCAGGTGGGCGGACGCGTGCCCGAAGTCGCCACCACGGGCGAGGGCGGAGGCTTCTCGGTGGAGGTCGAGCCCGGGGACCATACCGTATCCGCGCGCCGGGGCTCCGAGGCCGGCTCCCTGCCCAACTCGATCATCATCGGCGCCGGAAAGACGGTGCGTGATTTGCGCATCCAACTGGGGCAGAGCGCCGTCCTGGAAGGGCGCGTGGTGGCGAACACTGCGGGCACACCGATCGAAGGCGCGCGGGTGGACGTGAGCCCCTACCGCAAGAGCGGCGACTCGGGCCGAGCGGTGACGGATGGCTCGGGGCGCTTCTCCGTGGGAGGCCTGGCGCCGGGCAGCTACGACGTGGTGGCGAGCGCTCCTGGGTTCTCCACCGTCTCGCGAAGCGGGCTGACGGTGGCCTCGGGCGAGCGCTTCTCCCTGGAGCTCAAGCTCACGGGCACCGGCGCGGTGGAAGGCTCCGTGCGGGACAGGGCGGGCCAGCCCGTGCCGGGCGCGCGGGTGTTGGGAGGCAGCCGCTGGGGCGGACTGCTGGGCGAGGCTCCGGCCGAGAGCCGCACGGACGCGGAGGGTCACTACCGTCTCGAGGGGGTGGCCGCTGGGGAACTCTTCTTGAGCGCTCGCTGGGAGGGAGCGCCGATGGGCTCCGTTCAGCAGGCGGAGGTGAAGGAGGGGAGCACCACGAAGGTGGACCTCACCCTGGACGCGACAGGGACGGTGGAGGGCGTGGTTCGCGCGGCGCAGGGAGCTCTGCCCCCCGAGCCCCTGAGCGTGAACGCGGTCAAGGCCACCCTGTCGCGCTCTGAAATGGATGTCACCCAGGCCGAGACCGATGCGACGGGCCACTTCCGCCTGGTGCTCCCGCCCGGCCCCTATGAGGTGTGGTTGGTCTCTGGCAAACGCCTTCCACACTTGCTCCCGAAGCGGGTGCAGGTGGAGGCGGGGAAGACGGTGCAGACGGAGCTGACCTGGACGCCTCCAGAGGAGAAGCCCACCGAGGGCGGCATCCGGGGCATCGTTCTGGAGCCGGATGGGACGCCCTCCGTGAGCGCCTTCGTGACGCTCTCCGTCGAGGGTCCACGGTCTCGATACCGGATGGAGTCGACGGATGCAGCGGGGCGTTTCTCCTTCTCCTTCGACTCGGGGGACCCGGTGACGTCCTCGGCGCGGGTGCGCTTGAAGGCGCGCAACGGTGGGCGCACGGGCGAAGTCCCAGGTGTAAAGCCCGGAGAGCAGTCCGTGGTGGTGCGGCTCCAGCCCCCAGGCGCGTTGCGAGGCCAGGTCGTGCGTGCCAGCGGCGGGGCTCCTGTCCAGGGCTTCACCCTGACCCTCGAGAAAGATGGACCTGGTTCCTTCCTGGGAAACCGCGGCCCCTGGGAGTTTCCCGGCAACCGCTTCGAGCTCGGCGACGTGCCCGCTGAGGAGGTGAAGGTGCGAGTGAGGACGGAAGATGGCGCGACGGGCGAGGCGCTGACGTCCACGCGCCCGGGGGCGGTGTCCGAGGTGGAGGTGGCCTTGAAGTCCGCAGCCGGTGTCAGGGGCCGGGTGATGGATGGGAACACGAAGGAGCCGCTGGCCGATGCCTGGATCTTCGTCGAGGGCTCTGGGGCCGGGAGCTCTGACAGCCGGACGGGCGCCGATGGCCGCTTCAGCCTGGAGCGGCTGATGCCCGGGGCGTACACGCTCATGGTCATGGCGGGGCAGGGCCGGACGCCCGCGCGCCAGCCCGTGAAGTTGGAGGAGGGGCAGGTGCTCGATGTAGGCGACATTTCCATCACCCGCTCGCCCTGA
- a CDS encoding carboxypeptidase regulatory-like domain-containing protein: MRKLVITVGILVGLGLVVLWFWSPGGPVPSTDTEGEGRSQRRQAMARPGSAQLESPEDMGARGSADAGSTPSLAQPPSEADGVLEVEVVAGSKPVPGASVRLYWRGPRDPSLDEVAWRLASAGLTDEQGWARLASRPGGYLLAVRAQGYGPVMRDVVRPYGEARTRMRISLEPGQTLTGRTVEAGTKDPLPLVELSLTAYGRGEQEAWQSAEAPAEERIYAASDARGNFRVEGLAPGSYQLEAKAVGHVRAVQKRVKVPASGPITVELQSAGVIEGFVVDAQGRPAAGAEVHVGGRVPEVVTTGEGGGFSVETEPGAHIVSARRGSEAGSLPTPVIVSAGKTVRELRIQLGQSAALEGHVVAKTSGAPIEGARVDVSPYGNSGDSGRAVTDASGFFSVGQLAPGSYDLVVSAQGYAEVNRRALTVSAGERFSIELQLAGTGAVEGFVRDSSGQPVAGAQVVSSNRWGGTWGSTPIEARADAQGHYLLEGLPAGPLSLTARRESATIGVRHIVEITEDSTAKLDFTLEEPGTVEGKVIPAQGSLPSDPLVVLAYPRESTAQVPSDFRPIELEPSGTFRMTLQPGAYDLRVALSERWPFGPSESKWVNVKGGATVPVEIVWQPDAREQDGLVGTVVEPDGTPSPLAFVTVTPEEGWRGPRKNVPTDEQGRFSFTLTEEEAAYEGRLKLVARNGGRLGELRGVKPGERSLVVKLQPAVGIRGRVVRANGGEPVKGFTLSMESLDLRSLLMDQSTLEFPGDRFELREAPSEPVRLTARTESGLGGSVVVTPRAGTPSEVEIPLKGTATLRGKVLDTATQRPLPGALYFVLEDRPMNPENATGPDGSFKMEGVGVGDRVLVILSGDEYKRVPVKLEEGQEKDVGDILLGDY; this comes from the coding sequence ATGCGCAAGCTCGTCATCACGGTGGGGATTCTGGTGGGGTTGGGGCTCGTGGTCCTTTGGTTCTGGAGCCCGGGAGGCCCAGTCCCCTCCACGGACACGGAGGGGGAAGGGCGGAGTCAGCGCCGGCAGGCCATGGCCCGGCCCGGCTCCGCGCAGCTGGAGAGTCCCGAGGACATGGGGGCTCGGGGCAGCGCGGACGCGGGCAGTACGCCCTCGCTGGCGCAGCCTCCCTCGGAGGCGGACGGGGTGCTGGAGGTGGAGGTGGTTGCAGGCTCGAAGCCAGTGCCAGGCGCCAGCGTGCGGCTGTACTGGCGGGGGCCTCGGGATCCGAGCCTGGATGAGGTGGCCTGGCGGCTGGCGAGCGCCGGCCTCACGGATGAGCAGGGGTGGGCACGGCTGGCGTCGAGGCCGGGAGGCTACCTGCTGGCAGTGCGCGCGCAGGGCTACGGCCCGGTGATGCGAGACGTGGTGCGGCCCTATGGCGAGGCGCGCACGCGGATGCGGATCTCGTTGGAGCCCGGCCAGACGCTCACGGGGCGCACGGTGGAGGCGGGCACGAAGGATCCGCTACCGCTGGTAGAGCTCTCGCTGACCGCCTACGGCCGGGGAGAGCAGGAGGCCTGGCAGAGCGCCGAAGCGCCAGCGGAGGAGCGCATCTACGCCGCGAGTGACGCGCGTGGGAACTTCCGCGTGGAGGGGCTTGCCCCTGGGAGCTACCAGCTGGAAGCCAAGGCGGTGGGGCATGTCCGAGCCGTGCAGAAGCGCGTGAAGGTGCCCGCTTCGGGGCCGATCACGGTGGAGCTCCAGTCTGCCGGAGTCATCGAGGGCTTCGTGGTGGACGCACAGGGGCGCCCGGCCGCGGGAGCCGAGGTGCACGTGGGCGGGCGCGTACCCGAGGTGGTCACCACCGGCGAGGGCGGCGGCTTCTCGGTGGAGACCGAGCCGGGGGCTCACATCGTGTCGGCGCGGAGGGGCAGTGAGGCGGGCTCGCTGCCCACCCCGGTCATCGTCAGCGCGGGCAAGACGGTGCGCGAGCTGCGGATCCAGCTGGGCCAGAGCGCGGCGCTGGAGGGCCACGTGGTGGCAAAGACGTCGGGCGCACCCATCGAAGGCGCGCGGGTGGACGTGAGCCCCTACGGCAACAGCGGGGACTCGGGCCGAGCGGTCACGGATGCGTCGGGCTTCTTCTCCGTGGGACAGCTGGCTCCGGGCAGCTATGACTTGGTGGTGTCCGCGCAGGGCTATGCGGAGGTCAACCGGCGCGCGCTGACGGTGTCTGCGGGCGAGCGCTTCTCCATCGAGCTCCAGCTTGCGGGGACCGGCGCGGTGGAGGGCTTCGTTCGGGACAGCTCGGGCCAGCCGGTAGCGGGTGCTCAGGTGGTGAGCAGCAACCGCTGGGGAGGCACGTGGGGCAGCACGCCGATAGAGGCCCGGGCCGACGCCCAGGGGCATTACCTTCTTGAAGGCCTGCCCGCGGGGCCGTTGAGCCTCACGGCGCGCAGGGAGAGCGCGACCATTGGTGTCCGGCACATCGTGGAAATCACCGAGGACTCGACGGCGAAGCTGGACTTCACGCTGGAGGAGCCGGGCACCGTGGAGGGCAAGGTCATCCCGGCCCAGGGCTCCCTGCCTTCCGATCCCCTGGTCGTGCTGGCCTATCCCCGGGAGAGCACCGCCCAGGTCCCCTCGGACTTCCGGCCGATCGAGCTGGAGCCCTCGGGGACCTTCCGGATGACGCTGCAGCCGGGGGCCTACGACTTGCGCGTGGCGCTCTCGGAGCGCTGGCCCTTTGGCCCCAGCGAGTCGAAGTGGGTGAACGTGAAGGGGGGAGCAACTGTCCCGGTGGAGATTGTCTGGCAACCCGATGCGCGCGAGCAGGACGGCCTCGTGGGCACGGTCGTCGAGCCGGATGGCACGCCCTCGCCGCTGGCCTTCGTCACAGTGACTCCTGAGGAGGGGTGGCGAGGGCCGCGGAAGAACGTCCCCACGGATGAGCAGGGGCGCTTCTCGTTCACCCTCACGGAGGAGGAGGCCGCCTACGAGGGCCGGCTGAAGCTCGTGGCCCGGAACGGGGGCCGGCTGGGCGAGCTGCGAGGGGTCAAACCGGGAGAGCGGAGCCTCGTCGTGAAGCTCCAGCCCGCCGTGGGGATTCGGGGCAGGGTGGTGCGCGCCAACGGGGGTGAGCCGGTGAAGGGCTTCACCCTCTCCATGGAGTCGCTGGACCTGCGCAGCTTGCTCATGGACCAGTCCACGCTGGAGTTCCCGGGAGACCGCTTCGAGCTCCGGGAGGCCCCGTCCGAGCCCGTACGGCTGACGGCCCGGACGGAGAGCGGCCTGGGAGGATCTGTTGTGGTGACCCCGAGGGCTGGAACTCCCTCCGAGGTGGAGATCCCCCTGAAGGGCACGGCCACGCTTCGGGGCAAGGTGCTGGATACGGCGACCCAGCGGCCGCTGCCCGGGGCGCTCTACTTCGTCCTGGAGGATCGGCCCATGAATCCGGAGAACGCCACGGGCCCGGATGGGAGCTTCAAGATGGAGGGCGTCGGCGTGGGAGACCGCGTCCTCGTCATCCTGAGCGGCGACGAGTACAAGCGCGTGCCCGTGAAGCTGGAGGAGGGCCAGGAGAAGGACGTGGGAGACATCCTCCTCGGCGACTACTGA
- a CDS encoding DUF6066 family protein, with the protein MNRCFAALVALLLPALALADVDQRFARLRDAAEPLGGLSAFLNRYIGECGDMFASPDCRTKADEFRKAYKGKKMYMIITEDVATMVSPAGYQPSTGDYAIDILPFFAGGKYALTHGTPKKTDAAGNPVLPLLKVTGTTPEGWNGGMFARAFSSKAVRLSVVFTPLDIWSLPKPGGGKIFGVAARLEAVLVTEGRTGDHLGLWLDGKDANTKKR; encoded by the coding sequence GTGAACCGCTGCTTTGCCGCTCTCGTCGCCCTGCTGCTGCCCGCGCTCGCGTTGGCGGACGTGGATCAACGCTTTGCCCGGCTGAGAGACGCCGCGGAGCCGCTGGGAGGCCTGAGCGCCTTCCTCAACCGCTACATCGGCGAGTGCGGGGACATGTTCGCCAGCCCGGACTGCCGCACCAAGGCGGACGAGTTCCGCAAGGCCTACAAGGGCAAGAAGATGTACATGATCATCACCGAGGACGTGGCGACGATGGTGTCCCCGGCCGGGTACCAGCCCTCCACGGGCGACTACGCCATCGACATCCTGCCGTTCTTCGCGGGCGGGAAGTACGCGCTGACGCACGGCACGCCGAAGAAGACGGATGCGGCGGGCAACCCCGTCCTCCCGCTGCTGAAGGTGACGGGCACCACTCCCGAGGGCTGGAACGGGGGCATGTTCGCGCGGGCGTTCTCCTCGAAGGCCGTGCGGTTGTCGGTGGTGTTCACGCCGCTGGACATCTGGAGCCTGCCCAAGCCGGGCGGCGGGAAGATCTTCGGGGTGGCCGCGCGCCTGGAGGCCGTCCTGGTGACGGAGGGCCGCACCGGCGATCACCTCGGGCTCTGGCTGGACGGCAAGGACGCCAACACCAAGAAGCGGTAG
- a CDS encoding PilZ domain-containing protein has product MNERRAHLRFDKVFTVYLTTQDGMTRGIGRNISARGLFVETREPVPLGEKLKITFAGEDGTEMTCLCEVRYQVALAYGKRDGREGNSRGVGLRIVAYETQDEAPLLLVDRERVMH; this is encoded by the coding sequence GTGAACGAGCGCCGGGCACATCTTCGGTTCGACAAGGTCTTCACCGTGTACCTAACGACGCAGGACGGGATGACCCGGGGTATTGGGCGGAACATCAGCGCCCGGGGCCTGTTCGTGGAGACGCGCGAGCCGGTTCCGCTGGGCGAGAAGCTGAAGATCACCTTCGCGGGGGAGGACGGCACGGAGATGACGTGCCTGTGCGAGGTGCGCTACCAGGTGGCGCTGGCGTACGGGAAGCGGGACGGGCGCGAGGGCAACAGCCGGGGCGTGGGCCTGCGGATCGTGGCGTACGAGACCCAGGACGAGGCGCCGCTGCTGCTGGTGGACCGCGAGCGGGTGATGCACTGA
- a CDS encoding Glu/Leu/Phe/Val family dehydrogenase, which translates to MASEENFMRAPAPSPKRTIYTEAMEIFHRAADLIGLDKRVRLELEEPDYEHIFYVTTKLKDRLVPLAPEEAKAFSDLSVTQVRNPDGLERLADGKIILNGRALLGSDVNIRRGHLRLPDGGVYQLVPGESQRFKAYRVQHNQARGPYKGGIRYHREVSLDLFKALAAEMTWKTAISEVPFGGGKGGIQIDPRQYGREELENITLRFMYKLKSMIGPNIDIPAPDVGTNGEIMALMLREYSDGERERHNLRGIVTGKDVRIGGSEGRVKATGQGVAYCIEDYYADRGESVKGKTFVLQGFGNVGSHGAAILANMGARLLAVNDADGSIYNGDGIDVHALMAYVSDPKNLKRSVAGFPGAQKIEKKDLWEIQADMLIPAALGGEITADVAERLKVKLVAEGANGPTTPEADRVLQKRGIDLIPDIIANAGGVTVSYYEWIQNKRMERWSESEVDQRLEKAMKRNYRIIRDISRNQPRKTDMHDSRGYCISKTVDPRCAAMILALKRIEAHYMLEGFSQ; encoded by the coding sequence ATGGCTAGCGAAGAGAACTTCATGCGCGCCCCCGCGCCCTCTCCCAAGCGGACCATCTACACGGAGGCAATGGAGATCTTCCACCGCGCCGCCGATCTGATCGGTCTGGACAAGCGCGTTCGCCTCGAGCTGGAAGAGCCCGACTACGAGCACATCTTCTACGTCACCACCAAGCTGAAGGACCGCTTGGTCCCCCTGGCCCCCGAGGAGGCCAAGGCCTTCTCGGATCTGTCCGTCACCCAGGTCCGCAACCCCGACGGACTTGAGCGCCTGGCCGACGGGAAGATCATTCTCAACGGACGCGCCCTGCTGGGCTCGGACGTCAACATCCGCCGCGGCCACCTGCGCCTTCCGGATGGCGGCGTCTACCAGCTGGTACCCGGTGAGTCCCAGCGCTTCAAGGCCTACCGCGTCCAGCACAACCAGGCCCGCGGCCCCTACAAGGGCGGCATCCGCTACCACCGCGAGGTCTCCCTGGACCTCTTCAAGGCCCTGGCCGCGGAGATGACCTGGAAGACGGCCATCTCCGAGGTTCCGTTCGGCGGCGGCAAGGGTGGCATCCAGATCGACCCGCGCCAGTACGGCCGGGAGGAGCTGGAGAACATCACCCTGCGCTTCATGTACAAGCTCAAGAGCATGATCGGCCCCAACATCGACATCCCCGCCCCGGATGTGGGCACCAACGGGGAGATCATGGCCCTCATGCTCCGCGAGTACTCGGACGGTGAGCGCGAGCGCCACAACCTGCGCGGCATCGTCACCGGCAAGGACGTGCGCATCGGCGGCTCCGAGGGCCGCGTGAAGGCCACCGGCCAGGGCGTCGCCTACTGCATCGAGGACTACTACGCCGACCGCGGCGAGTCCGTGAAGGGCAAGACGTTCGTCCTCCAGGGCTTCGGCAACGTGGGCAGCCACGGCGCCGCCATCCTCGCCAACATGGGCGCCCGCCTGCTGGCCGTCAATGACGCCGACGGCTCCATCTACAACGGCGACGGCATCGACGTGCACGCCCTCATGGCCTACGTCAGCGACCCGAAGAACCTCAAGCGGAGCGTGGCGGGCTTCCCCGGCGCCCAGAAGATCGAGAAGAAGGACCTCTGGGAGATCCAGGCCGACATGCTCATCCCCGCCGCGCTCGGGGGTGAGATCACCGCCGACGTGGCCGAGCGCCTCAAGGTCAAGCTCGTCGCCGAGGGCGCCAACGGCCCCACCACCCCCGAGGCCGACCGCGTCCTCCAGAAGCGCGGCATCGACCTGATCCCCGACATCATCGCCAACGCCGGCGGCGTGACGGTGAGCTACTACGAGTGGATCCAGAACAAGCGCATGGAGCGCTGGAGCGAGTCGGAGGTGGATCAGCGCCTGGAGAAGGCGATGAAGCGCAACTACCGCATCATCCGCGACATCTCCCGCAACCAGCCGCGCAAGACGGACATGCACGACAGCCGCGGCTACTGCATCAGCAAGACGGTGGACCCGCGCTGCGCCGCGATGATCCTCGCGCTCAAGCGCATCGAGGCCCACTACATGCTCGAGGGCTTCTCGCAGTAA